A DNA window from Thermosynechococcaceae cyanobacterium Okahandja contains the following coding sequences:
- a CDS encoding DNA starvation/stationary phase protection protein produces the protein MTTTTLPRQPFGEMADTVVLLDRTTTTPVCEGMNRLLASFQALYLQYQKHHFVVEGAEFYQLHQFFQDCYEQVQGHVHDLGERLNGLGAVPVAGFQQLAALCCFSPEPEGAFSCRNMLSHDLAAEQAVIQVLRQQATQAESLGDRATAYLYDQILLKTEERAYHIAHFLANDSLKV, from the coding sequence ATGACCACGACCACACTGCCGCGCCAACCCTTTGGCGAGATGGCGGACACTGTTGTACTTCTCGATCGCACCACGACAACCCCTGTGTGCGAAGGGATGAACCGGCTGTTGGCCAGTTTTCAAGCCCTGTACCTGCAGTATCAAAAGCATCATTTTGTGGTGGAAGGGGCGGAGTTTTATCAACTTCATCAGTTTTTCCAAGATTGCTATGAGCAAGTTCAGGGGCATGTCCATGACCTAGGGGAACGCCTCAATGGCTTGGGCGCTGTTCCTGTGGCTGGCTTTCAACAGTTGGCGGCACTGTGCTGCTTCAGCCCAGAACCGGAGGGGGCGTTTAGCTGCCGTAATATGCTCAGCCATGATTTGGCCGCCGAGCAGGCAGTCATTCAAGTTCTGCGACAGCAGGCGACACAGGCGGAATCCTTGGGCGATCGCGCCACGGCCTACCTCTACGATCAAATCCTCCTGAAAACTGAAGAGCGTGCCTACCATATTGCCCACTTCCTTGCCAACGATAGCCTGAAGGTATAA